From a single Anomaloglossus baeobatrachus isolate aAnoBae1 chromosome 4, aAnoBae1.hap1, whole genome shotgun sequence genomic region:
- the LOC142302835 gene encoding olfactory receptor 5p57-like gives MIPDNKTITYFFLIGFQSNNSINILLFIIFLMTYLVTLTGDLVISILVTKSHRLQYPMFYFLKHLSISELLFTTNITPNMLYIILKGGGFMSLAGCIIQLYIYTFFGTMESLILSLMSYDRYLAICNPLRYANMMNLQFCRRLVLSTWILSSISSLITIILFCQLKICGSNVIDHYFCDFAPLMDRACSDTSIVRVAAVGVSTLIVIPIFSLIIWTYVRIFITILRISSSVGRQKAFSTCSSHLASVCSFYGPLIIIYLVPYRKDSLNVNKFVSILYTVVTPLFNPLIYSFRNEEIRCILWKLMKK, from the coding sequence ATGATCCCCGATAACAAGACCATCACTTACTTCTTCCTGATTGGATTTCAGAGTAATAACTCTATTAACATATTACTTTTTATCATCTTCTTGATGACGTATTTGGTAACTTTAACTGGGGACTTGGTTATATCCATTCTAGTGACAAAAAGTCACCGACTCCAATATCCAATGTTCTATTTCCTTAAACATCTCTCGATCTCAGAATTATTGTTCACTACAAACATCACCCCCAACATGCTGTACATCATACTGAAAGGTGGAGGCTTCATGTCGTTAGCTGGTTGCATCATACAGTTATACATCTACACTTTCTTTGGCACAATGGAATCTCTTATCTTGTCATTAATGTCATATGATCGTTACTTGGCCATATGTAACCCACTACGTTATGCCAACATGATGAACCTCCAGTTTTGCAGGAGATTGGTCTTATCCACATGGATTCTGAGCTCAATAAGTAGCTTAATAACTATTATCCTATTCTGTCAACTAAAGATCTGTGGTTCAAACGTTATTGACCATTATTTCTGTGACTTTGCTCCACTCATGGATCGCGCTTGCTCCGACACGTCCATAGTGAGAGTAGCGGCGGTTGGAGTTTCTACTCTGATTGTTATCCCTATTTTTTCTCTCATCATTTGGACATACGTCCGCATTTTCATCACTATTCTCAGGATTTCCAGCTCCGTAGGAAGACAAAAAGCTTTCTCCACCTGTAGCTCTCACTTGGCTTCGGTATGCTCATTTTATGGTCCCCTCATTATAATATATTTGGTGCCGTACCGAAAGGACTCTCTTAATGTCAACAAGTTTGTATCAATTTTATATACAGTGGTTACCcccttgtttaaccccttaatcTACAGCTTTAGAAATGAAGAAATTCGATGTATCTTATGGAAGCTAATGAAGAAATAG